A stretch of DNA from Lotus japonicus ecotype B-129 chromosome 4, LjGifu_v1.2:
acactgacttagctcacactaagattcactctcttagtcttctctaggatccgatcaaccttgatctcctaaaggaaaatcaaacaactgtttgaggttggtgtttacaagggtttgcttctgaataagctgagtgtaaactaaaataaattacaagataaaagaaagcttagaatatgtcttgcgcgtgtgtattgcttcttgtatattttttttcttcttcttcttctagccgcttctttcaatcttcagcctctatatatactccaaggattagggttgagcgttgcatggaaatgctaccgttggagggcagttctggaaaatccagcttctgctgtggctgagaacgttaggtaggtcgtcaggaaggtacacttgcttttgtacttggatagcgacttgaccttttaacctaggagacttctgatcagaggaatgcttcgtattggaacttgtgaagcaggttgatcagagtcagagggaaagcacagatcctctgaccattgtatcttctgattctgaactcagagggaagaacatggccttcagagtttcttgcttctggacttcagagtttccactattcagcttctggatcttcagagtcttctacaccatcggaacatctgaaccttcagtgtttcttggttgtcagaacttctggatcatcagagcttctagcgactgagtcctcatcagagtttgtatagcttcagatcttctgaagcttttccactgttcatactgaacatggtgaatgcgaaagcgttgcttgggttaccctttatacacagtgcttctgatttgtgtgaaattgagtcagggtcagagcctgtaaatagcacactcagaaaaacacgttagagtaccacaattgttcatatcaaaaggttaacttgtaatcatcaaaacatagagttgtactactagatcaaaacttgatcttacaatcaaggcatcatgaaatcaacaagctcggccgaagcctcagaaatcatttcagacatttagcaattaagtgcataacacataaatcaagtcgaattcgtcgacacctaaaacattatctagtaattcagagagtagccctcacctgtagattctccagctTGCTCCTCAacctttccttcacaatctccctcctcgaatccacaaagttccttgttcttcgggaaattcctcaaaagaacctttagagtaaaaaccacagaattctatcaaaatctatcgaaaactaagctatcaatactcactaaggttacatgaAGTAGTAtgtactccgaggtacgataatctagcgcgaaaggacaagtttttgaaaaaggaattttcctcctccccctttagggtgctcggccactttaggtaattaggtggttcgatttttcttcgatcaaacttggttcctaggttattattagccgtaactaagggtattctaaactcggaaaaattatcggatcgaaaactgtcgcaggggtattttggtccatATTTTAACTCAGAacttcaaaactgaaatctcaaaatgcaaattggatggggacgtcaccaacgacgtttatgacaactaatcctactagcactaagctaaggcgatagttttcagcccaaaggttgagactttgcttaaaaatgggtattttaagcagaaattgattccggcgacattacggaaaaactaatccgacagaagtgctctggggcacgtagggaagatgtttagacagagaaatcaagctatttggacaattttccaaaaacctcaaaactttgagctcataaaagtatagagaaaagctatggaaaagacgatcagaggtaaggattagtgactatacctcgacaccttgaagtagcaactgtcggatcaacgatcaagcaagaaatcaagaaaatcttcttctcctcctctcctcttggccgcgggttgtgtgtgtgtgttttgtgaggtttttgtttcaagcttcaacatatatatagggaatgaaatggaagatatttatcaaggatcggataagtatgaatagatatttatcaagattggataagtatgaatagatatttatcaagattggataagtatgaacagatattttgataagatattttgtaaaccggtacagatttgtttagatatcggaggatttagctcatagagttaagataaaaatatgagagtgatttccgattcttcctactgattccaacgtgttttagacacgatattctccccgctgaatcttctaattcttcaaagaaagatcggtatgatttttggttttcgaggcttgtttttaatgctatatatagaggttggcaaaacgcgggaaaatgaaagtttcgcgattccgatatttccggcttcattctccatgaattctaagataggttttggcgacataataccaaaactcaacagaggtctccttgtattttaagtgactaatgcaaagtcggtgtaaaaactattttacccgataagttactttttgcagtgattgtcggaatagaaaacttccttctgaagaaagattgaaatcatcaagagaaatgggtgttcgcgtgtagaatcttcatttgaagctccggatagaaaaagtcttcatcgtcggttgattctagggttttgaaataccagggtttcagtttcggcaaacttccgatgattggaatcggacgttcgtagatcctagagtttcgcctcgaaacgattgttatatatggaaaaagagaagttctaacatttctctgaagatttttggaattagtttccatcgtgactttaagcgtaaactagctattttctagggtttctgccctaggtttgagcgtatatcgatcgtgctataacttttattgtccttgatacaatccttagacttttcctgaactttctccttcataaatttattcctttcgataaactcttgttcaggttttccttcccgatacatcaaacctaatcgtaaatggaaatctcttccacttattctaagcttaaaaacttgggtcttacaaggaCGATATTTTCTTCTTAGTATTTGAGTGAGGTTGGCTTGTTTGGTTATTTCTTAGCTTTGGGAGCATTCTTTTTGTGCAGTTTTTATAGGTTGATTTTGGGTAGGATCGGTGTTGGGTATTGTTTTGGTggactttttattttctaatccGTAAAGGTTTTGAGCCCCTCTTTTTACATCAGACCTTCAAGTTTTCATgatgaattgaaatcatttaacTCTAAAAAAGAATAAATGTACAATTCCGCAATACTTTATAACACAACATAATGAAATAAATCAACATAACGAGATAAATCATGCTTTGCTTACAAATTcacatgcaaaaaaaaaaacaacaaaaccaacaatgttttttttacatgggaaagaaaaaaaaaccaacaaagTTTAAATTCATTTATTATGGGTTTGTATTAGAACTCACTAAATTACTAAAGCTATTTACCAAGGTTTATTAaaagaattatatatatataattaaatttcttcATTTCCCCatttaaatatttgaaaatttaaatttgactAACACATGATAAATTGATGAAgactttataaaaaaattacactttcATTGCATAATAATTAatctcttatttttatttcaaaatttgaagAGTTTCTATTTCAAGGGATTGAGATCTCAATAATGCCTCATTTCATGTCACAACCAATGAAAATATAATATGTGAGTTAAAAATATATGGATATACATTTATAATGTTATTGGTACTTTTTTAATTGAGATGGTAAAATTTCATTAGTATGCCACAAAAtaagataatatttttatttttttgacataTGTCCCAACTTAGTTGGAAAACGGTTGCATGAGCCAACAAatgtatttttcaaaattcataACTTGTACTTCCATCCATATTCCATTCTATGGTAAATACTCACTTTGGTTCTTGAATGTATCACTCGCTGTCAATTTCGTccctaaattttaaaaatctaTTATGCCGTTCCTGAAAGTGGAAGACGCCAGTCAAGTTAGTCCATATGTCAGTTTTAGTCAACTAACGAAGATGACGTAGCTGTTAAATGTTGACATAACAAACGTTAGACAAATTAGTCACTGAACATGACAAACGTTTGCAATTTAGTCCCTACTAAAAATCACCAATTTTACAAAAATGGGTTTTAGATTGTGTGATTGAATTGACAAATTACTTGTTTTGTAATAAGATTGGAGCATTTTTTGAGATAGGAAGTGTGAAGAAGTGAGCGATGAATATTATGGAAGCAGAGGTTTGCATAAGTTTGCAACGTGGCAAAGGAGCGTCCCTCCCTTCCCAAAGATATTGGGATGGCAGCAGCAGTGACAGTGAGATGGACATCGCCGTTTGTGGGTCGCAGGGAGAGGGAGACGCCGCCATTCATCGTCAAGAAGGAGAAGCCAACTGCAGTTGCATCTAGAATCAACGCGCTGTTTTGGGGATCTGGGAATGCGAATAATGGGAATAGAAACTCCATCTCATTCTCAACAACACACCAACACCAATTCACTTTCACTTTGAATTCAACTTCAACAAATTCCAAAGTGATAACAGTTTCATTTGTTTCTTCAATCTCTGAGGTTCCGGCCACACAATGGGATGCTTGTGCTCTCGATGCTACTGGTCCTGAAAAGTTCAATCCATTCCTCTCCCATGCTTTCTTCTCAACCTTAGAGGATTCtggttgtgcagtcaaggaaaCTGGTTGGAAGCCACACCACATCGTTGCtaaggatgaaaccaacaacATCCTCGCTGTTGTCCCACTCTACCTTAAAACCCATTCTTATGGTGAATTTGTTTTTGATCATTCTTGGGCTAATGCATACTATTCTTATGGTTCTGCTTATTACCCAAAGTTACAATCTTGTGTACCCTTCACACCTGTAACCGGTCCAAGGATCTTACTTCGCAACACCTCTTTCAAAGATCATGTTTTTGATATCATAGTCTCTGCGATGAAAGATCTCACTGCCAAGGTACCATTTTCATTTTACTTTACTTTACTGTCTCATCTCTTCCCTAAAATTTAAATCTAATCTCACTTCATGTCTTGTCTTTTCACAGTCTCAGCTTTCATCACTACATGTTACTTTTCCCTCTGAAACTGAGTGGCACAAATTCGCTCAAAAAGGTTTCCTGCCCAGGATTGGAATGCAGTACCACTGGAAAAACCGTAACTACAAAAAGTTAGTCATATCTTCAATTACCTACCAATACCATGCATCTTTTGTGTTACATTCAAATAGTTGCTGCTACTTGCTTCACTTTTCTAGCATCTCTTTTATTGCTGCTGGGATGAGGCTGTGAGGAATCATTTAATGGAAATTCAAATCTTAtgtatgattttttttgttaggtAGAATTGAGTTTTCCCCCTAATTGACAAACCATTCCTACAAGAGATGCTTGCTAGCAAGCAGTGTCAAATTAGTTGATTAACAATTGTATAATGACGAGGCTAAGCATCATGAAACATTGgctttttacttatagagtcTTCTATTATGCATGTAGTCATGCGATTGATAACAATACTCATTTGCTTTCTTTATCTGTTTGGTAGATTATAATGTGAAGCCTATAATACCATAATGCAGCAGCTCATATGATCTGTAATTGTTCTTCTTATTCTTTTTCTGTTTGTCATGTATGTCCTAATCCTTTTATGCTTCCAGTTTTGATGAGTTCctgatggacatgaagcaaagtaaaagaaaaaatatacgtCAAGAGCGCAAAAAGGTTGGTATGTTTATTCATACATGCAGATGTTTTCAACTGGCCATAGAGTTATATCCagtgttcttttttctttctatttgtcAATAATTGGTTTTATCCTTCATCAATTTGTGATAGCATAATCAAAATTTATTACAACAGTGCTTTCTTTTCTTTGTGCACTCGTCAAATGATTCCGGATTTTAAGTGTCACCAATGCAGTTGACCTCACAGTTTTATCCCCACTAATCACTTGATTTCTTTATCTGCAGATTGGAGAGCAGAACTTGATTATGAAACGGCTCCGGGGTTATGAAATAAAGGTTCTTTGCATTTGCATTTACTTTGTATCCTCCTGACGATTTAATTGCATAATATACAGTGGAATTTATCTTTCTATAATATAGGATATGCATGGAGAAGACAAACTTGACTAGACAGAGGAGATAGAGTATAGTCAAATATTTAGAGGTAGAGAAAGGCCTAGAAAAACTATAAGTTAAACTATTAAGAGAGATTTAGTATTAGAATGAGAGAGGGTGGgtagagaaagagaagaaatatGTTAGACCGCTGGTGTCTACAATTGAGTGTGTGATTGCGTGTTTGAATTGAATCAGCActgtcataattgattttgacaaAATTGATCATGGTAAAAAGAAGTTAaaattatgtttggatacatttatgACAAAAATGATTCATGTTGGGTAATATTATAAATCCAGTGTAAAATCCCACAATAGATTATGTCCACCACAGAAGCTAGACTTTGTACCTTCATCCCAGAATGATTTTAACTACCATCTAAGAAAATAATTGTCTTGAAGTGAATACCCTAACTAACTACAACAGACTAATAGAGTTGCAATATTCTACATTGGGTACATTGTGTTCATGTTATTcaatactccccctcaagctTAATTGTGACGTGAAGGGAGATCATTCACATTGAGCTTCCTGCGAAGATCAAGGAACCGACAGTAGGACAGGGGCTTAGTGAGAGCATCTGCGAGCTGAGACTCAGAAAAAATGTGTTGCACTCAGTTGCTTGCAAGGACATTTGAACAGGTAAATATGTGGAGTAGATAATGAGAGTGGTCACGACGACTAGATACAAAACCAACTTATTAGAGTGTCGACCTAAGCCTTTCAAACTAGGCTCAGGGTTCTTGTTTCCGGCCATAGATTATTGGAGTTTTTTAGGCTTCTAGCTGGGCAGGGGATATTTTTTCGCTGAGGAGCTCAGCCTCTGGACTTTCTTTTATCTCTGTAACAGCTCTTGGAACTCTTTTAATTGAATAATAgtcttttaaatcaaaattctATTCTGAGTTCTTATCAGAAAACTTCTAGGTTTTGATTCTTTTATGCAACCTAATAACTTAAAGTGATGCATTTTTTAATTGGTAGGCAAGGCACTGGGATTCCTTCTACAGTTTTTACAGGAACACAACTGATAACAAGTATGTTATCCTAATTGAACCATCATATTGTGACAAGAATTTTATTTGATGATAAGGGAATAGTTGTAGTTTCTATATTTAGAATGGCTGTTTGTCTATTGACAGATGGGGTACTCCTTACCTGACAAGGGATTTTTTTCATGAGATGGGGTCAAAAATGGGAGATCAGGTACTGCTTGTTGTTgctcaagaagatgatgaactTGTTGCAGGTGCCCTAAATCTTATTGGAGGAGATACTTTGTTTGGACGCCTATGGGGTTGTCGGCCACAAACCTACTATCCAAGTTTGCATTTTGAAGCATGTTATTACCAGGTTCACActcatcattattttttttaagtttagatGACTATTTCCATTTTTGCTAGGTTTTGGATTTATGGTTGGAGAGAATAACttaagaaaaaggaagagaataATTCAATCTCTTTTCTATAATCTGCATAAAAGATCTCTTATTTAGTCGAGATAAACATTATATATTTATGGTTTGTCTTGAT
This window harbors:
- the LOC130711746 gene encoding uncharacterized protein LOC130711746, whose translation is MAAAVTVRWTSPFVGRRERETPPFIVKKEKPTAVASRINALFWGSGNANNGNRNSISFSTTHQHQFTFTLNSTSTNSKVITVSFVSSISEVPATQWDACALDATGPEKFNPFLSHAFFSTLEDSGCAVKETGWKPHHIVAKDETNNILAVVPLYLKTHSYGEFVFDHSWANAYYSYGSAYYPKLQSCVPFTPVTGPRILLRNTSFKDHVFDIIVSAMKDLTAKSQLSSLHVTFPSETEWHKFAQKGFLPRIGMQYHWKNRNYKNFDEFLMDMKQSKRKNIRQERKKIGEQNLIMKRLRGYEIKARHWDSFYSFYRNTTDNKWGTPYLTRDFFHEMGSKMGDQVLLVVAQEDDELVAGALNLIGGDTLFGRLWGCRPQTYYPSLHFEACYYQAIEAAIELNLKTVEAGAQGEHKIQRGYLPVTTYSCHYLIDDEFRNAIEDFLLRESSQMKLVMKLLRDSGPFKEGVVF